Proteins from a genomic interval of Dunckerocampus dactyliophorus isolate RoL2022-P2 chromosome 5, RoL_Ddac_1.1, whole genome shotgun sequence:
- the LOC129181436 gene encoding complement C1q tumor necrosis factor-related protein 4-like — translation MRRKVDKPGKKPQKAFIHPMATILLTFIFGVILVHMAPYNQTEQGRQAAAEAPTEEVQTLEKRVDKLAVLSVSGAGVAEGKGNNDKLVLDNVYINVDEAYDTKTGIFTVPSDGVYFFTFTCHMDDGNINSGLYKEPAEWMMQVSDFTNAKDHSDTSSRMIDLKKGDKLYLKHYVNHKLIHNRQTVFSVLRVDPKLDESAEKRVVAFSVSGGNKKNGRKLVLDNVYVNVGDGYNSSTGFFTAPYEGVYFFTFSCHTVDGMIVVGVYRKKVYGNSKWMMQVTDTTIRKRHSDTISRMIHLEKGDSVYALPYFGHGLQLHYGLTVFSGFLVDAVQNLKARVDKPDEAKKCKVAFSASGGNKTEADKLVLNNVYVNVGNAYNDTAGIFTAPCKGVYFFTLSCHTRPDGIIDVDVLRKKMDGNTEWMMRVSDSTKYKEHGGTTSRMITLEAGDGVYVMPNANHTLVRYYGQTVFSGFFVEPM, via the exons ATGCGGAGAAAGGTAGACAAACCCGGCAAGAAGCCTCAAAAGGCCTTCATCCACCCGATGGCCACCATCCTGTTGACCTTCATCTTTGGAGTCATCCTGGTCCACATGGCACCGTATAACCAGACAGAACAGGGCAGGCAGGCCGCTGCAGAAGCACCAACTGAGGAAGTTCAG ACTCTGGAAAAACGTGTGGACAAGCTGGCGGTGTTGTCAGTATCAGGGGCCGGTGTCGCTGAAGGGAAAGGCAACAATGACAAGTTGGTCTTGGACAATGTGTACATCAACGTGGATGAAGCCTATGACACCAAAACAG GCATTTTCACAGTGCCTTCAGACGGCGTCTACTTCTTCACCTTCACCTGCCACATGGATGATGGGAACATTAATAGTGGTCTGTATAAGGAGCCGGCTGAGTGGATGATGCAGGTGTCTGACTTCACCAACGCTAAGGACCACAGTGACACCTCCAGCAGGATGATCGACCTGAAGAAGGGAGACAAGCTGTATCTCAAGCATTATGTAAACCATAAGCTTATTCATAACAGACAGACTGTTTTCAGCGTCCTTCGCGTTGATCCCAAGCTGGATGAATCAGCAG AAAAACGTGTGGTGGCGTTCTCAGTATCGGGGGGCAACAAAAAGAATGGTAGGAAGTTGGTGTTGGACAACGTGTACGTCAACGTGGGTGACGGCTATAACAGCAGCACAG GCTTTTTCACAGCCCCCTACGAGGGCGTCTACTTCTTCACCTTTTCCTGCCACACGGTTGATGGGATGATTGTTGTTGGTGTGTATCGGAAGAAGGTGTATGGGAACAGCAAGTGGATGATGCAGGTGACTGACACCACCATACGCAAGCGCCACAGTGACACCATCAGCAGGATGATACACCTGGAGAAGGGCGACAGCGTGTATGCCTTGCCTTACTTTGGCCATGGGCTTCAACTTCACTACGGACTGACGGTTTTCAGCGGCTTCCTCGTCGATGCGGTGCAGAATCTGAAAGCACGTGTGGACAAGCCGGATGAAGCTA AAAAATGTAAGGTGGCGTTCTCAGCATCAGGCGGCAACAAAACGGAAGCTGACAAGTTGGTTTTGAACAACGTGTACGTCAACGTGGGCAACGCCTATAATGACACCGCAG GCATTTTCACAGCCCCCTGCAAGGGCGTCTACTTCTTCACCTTGAGCTGCCACACGCGTCCTGATGGGATCATTGATGTTGATGTGTtaaggaagaagatggatggcaaCACAGAGTGGATGATGAGGGTGTCTGACTCCACCAAATATAAGGAACACGGTGGCACCACCAGCAGGATGATCACCCTGGAGGCGGGGGACGGGGTGTATGTCATGCCTAACGCTAACCATACTCTTGTACGTTATTACGGACAAACGGTTTTCAGCGGCTTCTTTGTCGAACCCATGTAA